One part of the Lepeophtheirus salmonis chromosome 14, UVic_Lsal_1.4, whole genome shotgun sequence genome encodes these proteins:
- the LOC121129653 gene encoding uncharacterized protein: MKSFSLIIFAIVLSVSLAAPSYGGHGHHGGHHHGGHYGGYHGGHGGAHVYHHQSGHGSYGHHGGHHHGGHHHGGYHKREAEEEEVIENEDDTGVELVKRSAEPSYGGHGHHHGGHHGGHSSSHGTAYVHVYQSGHGHHHGGHHHGGHHHHGGHHHGGYHKRSAEPSYGGHGHGHGGHGHGHHEHGHGNYKFGYDYGWKSSHQGHHGGHYGHGGHHGHSHHGH, encoded by the exons ATGAAGAGCTTT AGTTTGATCATTTTTGCCATAGTTTTATCTGTGAGCTTGGCTGCTCCTAGTTACGGAGGCCATGGTCATCATGGAGGACATCATCATGGTGGTCACTATGGAGGATACCATGGAGGACATGGAGGAGCACATGTTTATCATCACCAATCGGGACATGGAAGCTATGGACATCATGGAGGACACCACCATGGAGGACACCACCATGGTGGCTACCACAAGAGAGAggcagaagaagaagaagtgatTGAAAATGAGGACGACACCGGTGTTGAGCTTGTCAAAAGATCAGCTGAGCCCAGCTACGGTGGTCATGGACACCATCATGGAGGTCATCATGGAGGACATAGCAGTAGTCATGGAACAGCCTATGTCCATGTCTACCAAAGTGGTCACGGACACCATCACGGAGGTCATCACCACGGTGGTCATCATCATCATGGAGGACATCACCATGGAGGATATCACAAGAGATCTGCTGAGCCTAGCTATGGCGGTCATGGACACGGACATGGAGGCCATGGACATGGTCACCACGAACATGGTCATGGAAACTACAAATTTGGATATGACTACGGATGGAAATCATCCCATCAAGGTCATCATGGTGGTCACTACGGTCATGGCGGACATCATGGACACAGTCATCATGGACACTAA